A part of Pseudoalteromonas arctica A 37-1-2 genomic DNA contains:
- the thrS gene encoding threonine--tRNA ligase: MPVITLPDGSQRSFENPVSTLDVANDIGPGLAKATIAGRVNGDRVDACDLISEDSRLEIITAKDDDGLEIIRHSCAHLIGHAVKQLFPDAKMAIGPTIDNGFYYDIDMEHSLSQDDLEAIEKRMLQLAKTNYDVVKKTVSWQEARDTFEARGETYKIEILDENIAKDDRPGLYHHEEYVDMCRGPHVPNMKFCQNFKIMKVAGAYWRGDSENKMLQRIYGTAWGDKKQLKAYLKRLEEAEKRDHRRIGKALDLWHWQEEAPGMVFWHNDGWSIYRELEEFVREKLREYEYEEVKGPMMMDRSLWEKSGHWEKYSEAMFTTESEKREYAIKPMNCPGHVQIFNQGLKSYRDLPLRMAEFGCCHRNEPSGALHGLMRVRGFTQDDAHIFCTEEQIMDEVSACIKMVYDTYETFGFEKIVVKLSTRPEQRIGEDHMWDKAELALAEALKLNDIEFDYLPGEGAFYGPKIEFTLYDCLDRAWQCGTVQLDFALPGRLGATYVAENNERRTPVMIHRAILGSIERFIGILTEEYAGLFPTWLAPKQVVIMNITDKQAPYVKEVVQKLNKLGIRAAADLRNEKIGFKIREHTLKRIPYLLVVGDKEVEQQEVAVRTRTGEDLGKFNVDDFVAKISEEIKNRQ, from the coding sequence ATGCCAGTTATTACTCTTCCAGACGGAAGTCAACGTAGTTTTGAAAACCCTGTAAGCACGCTTGATGTTGCAAACGATATTGGCCCTGGTTTAGCTAAAGCGACCATTGCGGGTCGTGTTAATGGCGACCGTGTTGATGCATGTGATTTAATTAGTGAAGACTCTCGTCTTGAGATCATTACCGCTAAAGACGATGACGGCCTTGAAATCATTCGTCACTCTTGTGCTCACTTAATTGGTCATGCAGTTAAGCAACTTTTCCCAGACGCAAAAATGGCAATTGGTCCTACCATTGATAACGGTTTCTACTACGATATTGATATGGAACATTCATTATCACAAGATGATCTTGAAGCAATTGAAAAGCGTATGTTGCAACTTGCAAAAACCAACTACGACGTAGTGAAAAAAACAGTAAGCTGGCAAGAAGCACGCGATACATTTGAAGCGCGTGGCGAAACATACAAAATAGAAATTCTGGACGAAAACATCGCTAAAGATGACCGCCCAGGTTTATATCATCACGAAGAATATGTAGACATGTGTCGTGGACCTCACGTTCCTAACATGAAATTTTGCCAAAACTTCAAAATAATGAAAGTGGCGGGTGCATATTGGCGTGGTGATTCAGAAAACAAAATGCTACAACGCATTTACGGCACAGCGTGGGGCGATAAAAAGCAACTTAAAGCGTATTTAAAACGCCTTGAAGAAGCTGAAAAACGCGATCACCGCCGTATTGGTAAAGCGCTTGATTTATGGCATTGGCAAGAAGAAGCGCCAGGCATGGTATTTTGGCACAACGATGGTTGGAGCATTTACCGCGAGCTTGAAGAATTTGTACGTGAAAAGTTACGCGAATATGAGTACGAAGAAGTAAAAGGTCCAATGATGATGGACCGTTCACTTTGGGAAAAATCAGGTCACTGGGAAAAGTATTCAGAAGCAATGTTTACCACTGAGTCTGAAAAGCGTGAATACGCGATTAAACCAATGAACTGCCCAGGACATGTGCAGATCTTTAACCAGGGTTTAAAATCGTACCGTGATTTACCACTTCGTATGGCTGAATTTGGTTGTTGTCATCGTAATGAACCATCAGGTGCACTACACGGTTTAATGCGTGTACGTGGCTTTACACAAGATGATGCTCACATTTTCTGTACCGAAGAGCAGATAATGGACGAAGTTTCAGCGTGTATTAAGATGGTTTATGATACATATGAAACATTCGGATTTGAGAAGATTGTAGTTAAGCTATCTACTCGCCCAGAACAACGCATTGGTGAAGACCATATGTGGGATAAAGCAGAGCTTGCTTTAGCCGAAGCACTTAAGCTAAACGATATTGAATTTGATTATCTTCCGGGTGAAGGCGCGTTTTATGGTCCAAAGATTGAATTTACTTTATACGATTGTTTAGACAGAGCGTGGCAGTGTGGTACAGTGCAATTAGACTTTGCATTACCGGGTCGTTTAGGCGCTACTTATGTAGCAGAAAATAACGAACGTCGTACACCTGTAATGATACATCGTGCTATTTTAGGTTCTATTGAACGCTTTATTGGCATTTTAACTGAAGAGTACGCTGGTTTATTCCCGACGTGGCTTGCGCCAAAGCAAGTGGTAATTATGAATATTACCGATAAACAGGCTCCTTATGTTAAAGAAGTTGTACAAAAATTAAATAAACTTGGAATTAGAGCCGCTGCTGACTTGAGAAATGAGAAGATTGGCTTTAAAATCCGTGAGCATACACTGAAGCGTATTCCATACTTGCTTGTCGTTGGCGATAAAGAAGTTGAACAACAAGAAGTAGCAGTGCGTACTCGCACAGGTGAAGACCTAGGCAAATTTAATGTCGATGATTTTGTAGCTAAAATTAGCGAAGAAATTAAAAATCGACAGTAA
- the infC gene encoding translation initiation factor IF-3 yields the protein MEERTIRGGKKGQQTAQKNRINEEITAQEVRLIDIEGEQAGIQSLQDAQTMADAAGVDLVEISPNAEPPVCRIMDYGKFIFEKSKELKEQKKKQKQIQIKEIKFRPGTDEGDYQVKLRNLRKFLEAGDKAKITIRFRGREMAHQEIGIELLNRIKADLEELAVVESFPNRVEGRQMVMMMAPVAKK from the coding sequence TTGGAGGAACGTACTATTAGAGGCGGCAAGAAAGGGCAACAAACAGCTCAAAAAAATCGTATTAACGAAGAAATTACAGCGCAAGAAGTTCGTTTAATTGACATTGAAGGCGAACAAGCTGGAATTCAGTCATTACAAGACGCGCAAACTATGGCCGATGCAGCGGGTGTTGATCTTGTTGAGATCAGTCCAAACGCTGAGCCGCCTGTTTGTAGAATCATGGATTACGGTAAGTTCATCTTTGAAAAAAGCAAAGAACTAAAAGAGCAGAAGAAGAAGCAAAAGCAAATCCAGATAAAAGAAATCAAATTCCGTCCTGGTACGGATGAAGGTGATTATCAGGTTAAGCTTCGCAACTTACGTAAGTTCTTAGAAGCTGGCGATAAAGCTAAGATTACTATCCGCTTCCGTGGTCGTGAAATGGCTCACCAAGAAATTGGTATAGAATTATTAAACCGTATCAAAGCCGATTTAGAAGAACTTGCAGTAGTTGAGTCTTTCCCAAATCGTGTTGAAGGTCGCCAAATGGTTATGATGATGGCGCCTGTTGCTAAAAAATAA
- a CDS encoding DUF3010 family protein: MRTCGVEITGSDVLLCILSKDNDVFDIRDVRQTRFTLGNGNDTEVMRKFQFDFAKLMQDYQIDSVAIRERQPKGKFAGSAKGFKMETAIQLIDNLDVRLFTTTEIKEQVKRNPIPIDFEETGLKKYQENAFVNAYVYIMKKTYRSDEM, translated from the coding sequence ATGAGAACATGTGGTGTAGAAATTACCGGTAGTGATGTACTACTTTGTATTTTAAGTAAAGATAATGACGTATTTGATATTCGCGATGTGCGCCAAACACGCTTTACCTTAGGTAACGGTAACGACACTGAAGTAATGCGTAAATTTCAATTCGATTTTGCAAAACTAATGCAAGATTACCAAATTGATTCTGTTGCAATCCGTGAGCGTCAGCCTAAAGGTAAATTTGCTGGCAGCGCAAAGGGATTCAAAATGGAAACTGCGATTCAATTAATCGACAATTTAGACGTACGTTTATTTACCACAACTGAAATTAAAGAACAGGTAAAGCGTAATCCTATTCCTATTGATTTTGAAGAAACAGGTCTTAAAAAGTACCAAGAAAATGCATTTGTAAACGCTTACGTTTACATAATGAAAAAAACATACCGCAGCGACGAAATGTAA
- the rplT gene encoding 50S ribosomal protein L20 has translation MARVKRGVVARARHKKVLKQAKGYYGARSRVYRVAFQAVTKAGQYAYRDRRAKKRTFRQLWIARINAASRQNGLSYSRFINGLKKTSVEIDRKILADIAVYDQVAFAALVEKAKEGLAA, from the coding sequence ATGGCAAGAGTTAAACGCGGCGTTGTCGCACGTGCACGTCACAAAAAAGTTTTAAAACAAGCAAAAGGTTACTACGGAGCACGTTCACGTGTTTACCGCGTAGCTTTCCAGGCTGTTACTAAAGCGGGTCAATACGCTTACCGTGACCGTCGTGCGAAGAAACGTACTTTCCGTCAATTATGGATTGCACGTATCAATGCTGCTTCACGTCAAAATGGTCTGTCTTACAGCCGTTTTATCAATGGTCTTAAAAAGACATCTGTAGAAATCGATCGTAAGATCCTTGCAGATATCGCTGTTTATGACCAAGTTGCATTCGCAGCGCTTGTAGAAAAAGCAAAAGAAGGCCTAGCCGCTTAA
- a CDS encoding Lrp/AsnC family transcriptional regulator, with the protein MSLNHVDRQILALLQQDASLSTAEIADKVGLSQSPCWRRIAKLEQDGYIKSKVALLDEKKLGFDMLVYAHVRLSNHGKKNLAEFEKLIMSYDQVTECYTMAGTMDFMLRIISQGIEGYEHFVRDNLLSLEYVQEVHSNVTMTCVKRSTSLPL; encoded by the coding sequence ATGTCTCTAAATCACGTAGATCGCCAAATATTGGCACTTTTACAACAAGATGCTAGTTTATCAACCGCAGAAATTGCTGATAAAGTAGGCTTGTCTCAATCTCCATGCTGGCGTCGAATTGCCAAGCTAGAGCAAGATGGTTATATAAAAAGCAAAGTGGCTCTTTTAGATGAGAAAAAACTTGGCTTTGATATGCTTGTATATGCACATGTGCGTTTATCAAATCACGGTAAAAAGAACCTTGCTGAATTTGAAAAACTTATAATGAGTTATGATCAAGTAACAGAGTGTTACACCATGGCTGGAACAATGGACTTTATGCTACGCATAATTTCACAAGGCATAGAAGGTTATGAGCACTTTGTACGCGATAATTTACTAAGCTTAGAATATGTACAAGAAGTACATTCTAATGTAACAATGACATGTGTAAAACGTAGTACTTCCCTCCCTTTATAA
- the rpmI gene encoding 50S ribosomal protein L35: MAYKLKSHSGAAKRFKKTASGGFKRKQAHLRHILTKKTSKRKLHLRPKMMVHKNDHGLVSRMLPFA, from the coding sequence ATGGCTTATAAGCTAAAAAGTCACAGTGGCGCTGCTAAGCGTTTCAAAAAGACTGCTTCTGGCGGTTTCAAGCGTAAACAAGCGCATCTTCGTCATATTCTGACTAAGAAAACTTCTAAGCGTAAGTTACACCTACGTCCTAAGATGATGGTTCATAAAAATGACCATGGTCTAGTTTCACGTATGTTACCGTTCGCTTAA
- a CDS encoding MBL fold metallo-hydrolase, translating into MQIITIPVTAFAQNSRIIWCSETKQAVVIDPGGDPNKIVAALNEHKLELSAIWLTHGHLDHVGGADILRNQFNVQIIGPQKDECFWFENLPMQAQMFGFKPIEPFYPDIWLNHNDTVSVGKLSFLVKHCPGHTPGHIVFYQQDYECVIVGDVIFKGSVGRTDFPKGNSEQLIESIKTHILTLPDNTKILAGHGSDTTVGFEKQTNPFVSGKFG; encoded by the coding sequence ATGCAAATTATAACCATACCCGTCACTGCATTTGCACAAAATAGTCGTATTATTTGGTGTAGTGAAACTAAACAAGCCGTAGTCATAGACCCAGGTGGCGACCCTAATAAAATAGTAGCAGCCCTTAATGAGCATAAACTAGAATTAAGTGCTATTTGGTTAACGCACGGGCATTTAGATCATGTGGGTGGGGCTGATATTTTACGTAATCAATTTAACGTACAAATTATTGGCCCACAAAAAGATGAGTGCTTCTGGTTTGAAAACTTACCTATGCAAGCACAAATGTTCGGGTTTAAACCCATTGAGCCTTTTTATCCGGATATTTGGCTAAACCATAACGACACCGTTAGCGTAGGTAAACTTAGCTTTTTAGTGAAGCATTGCCCAGGGCATACACCTGGTCATATTGTGTTTTATCAACAAGACTATGAATGCGTTATTGTAGGTGATGTTATTTTTAAAGGCTCAGTAGGGCGAACTGATTTCCCTAAGGGGAACAGCGAACAACTTATAGAGTCGATTAAGACGCATATTCTAACCTTACCTGATAATACTAAAATATTGGCAGGGCATGGGAGCGACACTACGGTTGGATTTGAAAAACAAACAAATCCTTTTGTGAGTGGTAAGTTTGGTTAA
- a CDS encoding M14 family metallopeptidase yields MFASLLVLSASVAYDAHLPPLIEWQGKSVELLQKQGPLTTDFELSAGEASPDYANTMAFVDRLVAANPTQFQSQTIGYSNSKRAIKMLIASEQGFFEARQMANSTKPTIFIQAGIHSGEIDGKDAMFMLLRDIATGKRRDILKKVNILFIPILNVDGHERSSAFNRINQRGPTKMGFRTNANNLNLNRDFTKLDTPEVRSVLKVINDYNPNLYIDVHVTDGADYQYDVTYGYNPVFSSESPAVSDALNQFFKPLIDDTLAKQGHMPGPLVFVMDKRDFKKGLAGWVATPRFSNGWGDLKSLPTILVENHSLKPYKQRVLGTYVFLDGAITALSKHSHELANAVKKEQEFVPKQLIVKRGYSKQADTIAQFKGIEYSSSMNALSGQNEVKYLGKAHTYTDLPIYWQKDVQHTVEVPKAFFIPPVYRNIIKKLKLHGVSINKLEGANTQPLKVAKVADYTFDKAPFEGRFRVSASFDYVPAINVDLDGWYQVNTQQKAGELAVHLLHPEAPDSFFAWGEFNTIFQRTEYMENYALIPFARQMLKDNPKLALKFDEKLKDKSFASDADARLNWLYEQSPFYDQAYLKYPILMSFEEEVVIPDQKSKEI; encoded by the coding sequence ATGTTTGCAAGTTTACTAGTTTTATCTGCAAGTGTGGCGTATGACGCACACTTACCTCCATTAATTGAGTGGCAGGGGAAAAGCGTAGAGCTTTTACAAAAACAAGGGCCGTTAACTACAGATTTTGAGCTTTCAGCAGGTGAAGCGTCGCCAGATTATGCAAATACAATGGCATTTGTTGATAGGTTAGTTGCTGCAAACCCTACTCAGTTTCAATCTCAAACCATTGGCTATAGTAATAGCAAGCGTGCAATAAAAATGTTGATTGCCAGTGAACAAGGTTTTTTTGAAGCAAGGCAAATGGCTAATAGCACTAAGCCAACTATTTTTATTCAGGCAGGAATACATTCTGGTGAAATAGACGGTAAAGATGCCATGTTTATGTTGCTTAGAGATATAGCGACGGGTAAGCGCCGTGACATTTTAAAAAAGGTAAACATATTATTTATTCCTATTTTAAATGTAGATGGACACGAACGTAGCAGTGCATTCAATCGCATCAATCAACGGGGCCCTACAAAAATGGGCTTTAGAACAAATGCTAATAACCTTAATTTAAATCGTGATTTTACTAAATTAGATACCCCAGAAGTTAGAAGTGTTCTAAAGGTTATTAACGACTACAACCCAAATTTATACATTGATGTACACGTAACCGACGGCGCAGATTACCAATACGATGTGACTTATGGCTACAATCCGGTATTTTCAAGCGAGTCGCCTGCGGTATCTGATGCACTAAACCAGTTTTTTAAACCTCTGATTGACGATACGCTAGCTAAGCAAGGGCACATGCCAGGGCCACTTGTTTTTGTTATGGACAAGCGCGACTTTAAAAAAGGATTAGCGGGATGGGTTGCTACGCCGCGCTTTTCAAATGGTTGGGGTGATTTAAAGTCATTACCGACTATTTTAGTTGAAAATCATTCATTGAAGCCTTACAAGCAACGTGTATTAGGAACTTACGTATTTTTAGATGGTGCTATTACTGCGCTATCAAAGCACAGTCATGAATTAGCTAATGCAGTAAAAAAAGAACAGGAATTTGTTCCTAAACAGTTAATAGTAAAGCGTGGCTATTCCAAGCAAGCTGATACGATTGCGCAGTTTAAAGGTATTGAGTATTCATCAAGCATGAATGCGCTCTCAGGCCAAAATGAAGTGAAGTATTTGGGTAAAGCACATACATATACCGACTTACCTATTTATTGGCAAAAAGATGTACAACATACAGTTGAAGTACCTAAAGCTTTTTTTATTCCGCCTGTATATCGCAATATTATTAAGAAACTAAAGTTACATGGTGTCTCTATTAATAAACTTGAAGGGGCAAACACACAGCCTTTAAAAGTAGCAAAGGTGGCAGACTACACGTTTGATAAAGCACCATTTGAAGGCCGTTTTAGAGTGTCAGCAAGTTTTGATTATGTCCCTGCTATAAATGTAGATTTAGATGGTTGGTATCAAGTCAATACTCAACAAAAAGCAGGTGAGCTTGCTGTGCATTTATTGCACCCTGAAGCACCAGATTCGTTTTTTGCATGGGGGGAATTTAATACTATTTTTCAGCGTACTGAGTACATGGAAAACTATGCACTAATTCCGTTTGCACGCCAAATGCTAAAGGACAATCCAAAGCTAGCGCTTAAGTTTGATGAAAAGCTTAAAGATAAATCGTTCGCAAGCGACGCTGATGCGAGATTAAACTGGTTATATGAGCAAAGTCCATTTTATGATCAAGCGTACTTAAAGTACCCAATATTGATGTCATTTGAAGAAGAAGTTGTTATCCCGGATCAAAAAAGTAAAGAAATCTAA
- a CDS encoding SulP family inorganic anion transporter, which translates to MFNLLSRAPSSAKNDILSGLTVALALVPEAVAFAFVANVEPLVGLYAAFIVGLITAIFGGRPGMISGATGALAVVMVSLVLDHGVEYLFATVLLMGILQILAGVFKLGKFIRMVPHPVMLGFVNGLAIVIFLAQLGQFKVPDGMGGQEWMTGNPLYIMLGLVALTMAIIQFLPKLTTAVPSTLVAIITVTALVIGLDLEAHTVVDFLKGMTGDEAATIAGGLPQFHIPMVPFTFETLQIIFPYALILAAIGLIESLLTLSLIDEITETRGHSNKECIGQGAANITCGMFGAMGGCAMIGQSMININSGGRSRLSGISAALMLLAFIIFASSLIEMIPLAALVGVMFMVVLGTFEWASFKMMKRVPLSDAFVIVLVSGVTVITDLAIAVCVGVIVSALVFAWQHAKHIYTTNYIDEEGAKVYELHGPLFFGSVKNFAELFDVKNDPKNVIVEFKHSRVSDHSAIEAIDTLADKYTKAGKQLHLRHLSKDCTQLLHKARDLVEVNVIEDPTYKVASDKLA; encoded by the coding sequence ATGTTTAACTTACTCAGTAGGGCGCCTAGCTCTGCTAAAAACGATATTCTATCTGGATTAACTGTGGCGCTAGCCTTGGTGCCAGAAGCTGTTGCGTTTGCCTTTGTTGCAAATGTAGAACCTTTAGTTGGTCTATATGCCGCGTTTATCGTTGGTTTAATCACGGCTATATTTGGTGGCCGCCCTGGTATGATTTCAGGTGCAACCGGTGCACTAGCTGTTGTTATGGTAAGTTTAGTGCTTGATCATGGTGTTGAGTATTTATTTGCGACCGTATTGCTCATGGGCATACTGCAGATACTCGCGGGTGTATTTAAACTCGGTAAGTTTATCCGCATGGTTCCTCATCCGGTAATGCTTGGTTTTGTAAACGGCTTAGCTATTGTTATTTTTCTTGCTCAGTTAGGACAATTTAAAGTGCCTGATGGTATGGGCGGACAAGAATGGATGACGGGTAACCCGTTATATATTATGCTTGGTTTAGTGGCTTTAACGATGGCTATTATTCAGTTTTTACCTAAACTAACAACGGCTGTACCCTCTACATTAGTCGCTATTATTACAGTGACCGCTTTAGTTATTGGTTTGGACTTAGAAGCGCATACCGTAGTTGATTTCTTAAAAGGAATGACAGGCGACGAAGCTGCAACAATTGCAGGCGGTTTACCTCAGTTTCATATTCCTATGGTACCGTTTACTTTCGAAACGCTACAAATTATTTTTCCTTATGCACTTATTTTAGCGGCTATTGGTTTAATTGAATCATTATTAACGCTTAGCTTAATTGACGAGATTACAGAAACTCGCGGTCATAGTAATAAAGAGTGTATAGGCCAAGGCGCTGCAAATATTACTTGTGGTATGTTTGGTGCTATGGGTGGTTGTGCAATGATTGGTCAATCAATGATCAACATTAACTCAGGTGGTCGTTCTCGCTTATCGGGTATAAGTGCTGCATTGATGTTGCTTGCGTTCATCATATTCGCTTCAAGCTTAATTGAGATGATCCCACTAGCTGCACTTGTTGGTGTTATGTTTATGGTTGTATTAGGTACGTTTGAATGGGCCAGCTTTAAAATGATGAAGCGTGTGCCTCTATCAGACGCGTTCGTAATAGTACTTGTATCGGGTGTGACGGTTATTACCGATTTAGCGATTGCAGTATGTGTAGGTGTTATTGTATCTGCATTAGTATTTGCTTGGCAGCATGCTAAGCACATATACACAACTAACTATATTGATGAAGAAGGCGCTAAAGTATATGAGTTACATGGCCCGCTTTTCTTTGGTTCAGTTAAAAACTTTGCAGAGTTATTTGATGTTAAAAATGATCCTAAAAATGTAATTGTTGAATTTAAGCATAGCCGCGTATCTGATCACAGTGCAATAGAAGCAATTGACACACTTGCTGATAAGTACACAAAAGCAGGTAAACAACTTCACTTACGTCACTTAAGTAAAGACTGTACGCAGTTGCTTCATAAAGCACGTGATTTGGTTGAAGTGAATGTGATTGAAGACCCAACATACAAAGTAGCATCAGACAAACTAGCTTAA
- a CDS encoding AMP-binding protein, translating into MHTHTIAVKEVEKINHLPLSQSYFKGIQSTPLTNSTIGEYFDFIVDKNPEALAVVVHHQGIRLTYKEFQKEVNQLAMGLLALGVKPGERVGIWSPNNIEWCLTQFATAKIGAIMVCINPAYRPNELQYALNSVECSTLITASNFKGSDYLEMLNGLAPELATCNKDTLNLKALPTLKNIIRIGDEASPGMYSFNDVINLPTSAHELELKAIGANLNAEQDINIQFTSGTTGNPKGATLTHKNILNNALFVAESMHFTSDDKLCIPIPLYHCFAMVLGSLLCVSKGAAAIYPGDSFDAKTTLDVVQQEGCTALHGVPTMFISELELSNFNDYDLSTLRTGVMAGSTCPEQVMRKVQTQMNMHQVLIAYGQTECSPINNITETDSSIERQVTTVGRALAHTEVKIIDELGNIQQIGQPGEVCSKGAGIMRCYWNDDAKTKATIDESGWLHSGDLGVMDTEGFVTIVGRIKDMIIRGGENIYPREIEEVLYTYPGIQDAAIFGITDERYGEEVCAWIQPKEDAVLDEQAIREFLKDKLAYFKMPRHIRFVENYPMTVTGKLQKFKMREQMQEELSDKAFS; encoded by the coding sequence ATGCACACACACACTATTGCGGTAAAAGAAGTAGAAAAAATAAATCACTTACCGTTATCGCAAAGCTACTTTAAAGGTATACAAAGCACACCTTTAACAAATTCGACTATCGGGGAGTACTTTGACTTTATTGTCGACAAAAACCCAGAGGCGTTAGCTGTTGTAGTTCATCACCAGGGTATTCGCTTAACGTATAAAGAATTTCAAAAAGAAGTTAATCAACTTGCTATGGGCTTACTGGCCCTTGGTGTAAAACCAGGAGAGCGCGTTGGTATTTGGTCTCCTAATAATATTGAATGGTGCTTAACCCAATTTGCAACAGCCAAAATTGGCGCAATAATGGTGTGTATTAACCCTGCATATCGCCCTAACGAATTACAATACGCCTTAAATAGTGTTGAATGCTCTACTCTAATCACAGCATCAAACTTTAAAGGCAGTGATTATTTAGAAATGCTCAATGGTTTGGCTCCAGAACTTGCAACTTGCAATAAAGACACACTTAATTTAAAAGCACTGCCCACTCTTAAAAATATAATCCGCATTGGCGATGAAGCATCTCCTGGTATGTACTCTTTTAATGATGTTATTAACTTGCCAACATCGGCACATGAGCTTGAATTAAAAGCAATAGGTGCAAACTTAAATGCTGAGCAAGACATCAATATACAATTTACATCTGGCACAACAGGCAACCCAAAAGGCGCAACGCTCACTCATAAAAATATTTTAAATAATGCGCTATTCGTCGCCGAATCTATGCACTTTACGAGCGATGACAAGTTATGCATCCCTATCCCGTTATATCATTGCTTTGCAATGGTATTGGGTAGCTTATTGTGTGTTAGTAAAGGTGCAGCAGCCATTTACCCAGGTGATTCGTTCGATGCAAAAACCACACTAGATGTAGTTCAACAAGAAGGATGTACAGCGCTGCACGGTGTACCTACTATGTTTATTAGTGAGCTTGAGCTAAGTAATTTTAACGATTATGACTTAAGTACTTTACGCACGGGTGTAATGGCTGGCTCTACATGCCCAGAGCAAGTAATGCGCAAAGTACAAACACAAATGAACATGCATCAAGTACTGATTGCTTACGGGCAAACTGAGTGCAGCCCCATAAACAACATTACCGAAACAGACTCTTCAATAGAGCGGCAAGTAACGACGGTTGGCCGCGCACTTGCCCATACCGAGGTTAAAATTATTGACGAGTTGGGTAACATTCAACAAATTGGTCAACCTGGCGAAGTGTGTAGTAAAGGTGCAGGTATAATGCGCTGCTATTGGAATGACGATGCTAAAACAAAAGCCACAATAGATGAAAGTGGTTGGCTACACTCTGGCGATTTAGGTGTCATGGATACAGAAGGGTTTGTCACTATTGTTGGCCGTATTAAAGATATGATTATTCGTGGCGGCGAAAACATTTACCCGCGCGAAATAGAAGAAGTGCTTTACACCTACCCGGGCATTCAAGATGCTGCCATATTTGGTATAACAGATGAAAGGTATGGCGAGGAAGTGTGCGCTTGGATCCAACCAAAAGAAGACGCTGTGCTTGATGAGCAAGCAATTCGTGAGTTTTTAAAAGACAAACTAGCCTATTTTAAAATGCCACGACATATCCGTTTTGTAGAAAACTATCCAATGACAGTAACAGGTAAACTGCAAAAATTTAAAATGCGTGAGCAAATGCAAGAAGAGCTAAGCGACAAAGCCTTCTCCTAA